ATACTGAGCCGGGGACAGGACATAATGCCATCCATGCGTCTGGGCATCTTCAAGGGTCTGCGTAAAAGCGTCGCTCGCATTCTAGGCAGAGGGATCGTGGATGACGATCTGTTCGACGAGCTAGAGGAGGCTCTGCTAGCCGCGGATGCCAGCGTCGGCGAGGTGGACGAGATGCTCCAGGAGTTGAGGCAATCAGTCCGCGACGAGAGACTGCGAGAGCCGGAAGCCGTCCGGGAACGACTGGAGGCGCTGATTGCCGACCGATTCCGAGGCCTCGAAGGGGGCGAGCTACGGGTGGGGAGCGAGAAGCCGACGGTCTACCTCTTCGTCGGTGTCAACGGAGTGGGTAAGACCACCACGATTGCGAAGCTCGCCGAGCGCTTTCGCCGCCGAGGTCAGACCTCGCTGCTGGCGGCCGCCGACACGTTTCGCGCCGCGGCGAGCGATCAGCTGGCGATTTGGGCCGACCGCACCGGCAGTCAGATCGTTCGCCACCAAGAGGGGGCGGACCCTTCGGCGGTAGTGTTCGATGCGATCAGCGCGGCCAAGGCCAGGGGTATCGACTATGTGTTGGCGGATACGGCAGGCCGGCAGCACACGAAAGTGAACCTGATGGCCGAGTTGGGCAAGATCGCACGCGTGACCGAGAAGGCGCTCGGGAGGCCCGCCGACGAGGTGCTGTTGGTGCTGGATGCCAACACCGGGCAGAACGCCATCCGTCAGGCCGAGCAGTTCCGACAAGCCGTCCCCCTAACGGGCCTGGTGTTGACTAAACTGGACGGCACCTCTCGCGGAGGGGCGATGCTGTCGGTGACGAAAGTGCTCGGCACGCCCATCAAGTTGATCGGCGTTGGCGAGAAGGCCGAAGACCTGCTAGACTTCGACCCAGCTAGGTATGCGGAAGGTCTTTTCGACTAGCCTGTTCGCGGCTGCCACCCTGCTATTGGAAGCGGGCTGCCATCGTGCCCCCATTGTCGAGAAACCGCGGGCACTGGTGGCCCTGTTCACGGTTGCAGGGCGTCAGGACACGCAGC
This sequence is a window from Fimbriimonadia bacterium. Protein-coding genes within it:
- the ftsY gene encoding signal recognition particle-docking protein FtsY, producing MRLGIFKGLRKSVARILGRGIVDDDLFDELEEALLAADASVGEVDEMLQELRQSVRDERLREPEAVRERLEALIADRFRGLEGGELRVGSEKPTVYLFVGVNGVGKTTTIAKLAERFRRRGQTSLLAAADTFRAAASDQLAIWADRTGSQIVRHQEGADPSAVVFDAISAAKARGIDYVLADTAGRQHTKVNLMAELGKIARVTEKALGRPADEVLLVLDANTGQNAIRQAEQFRQAVPLTGLVLTKLDGTSRGGAMLSVTKVLGTPIKLIGVGEKAEDLLDFDPARYAEGLFD